From Mauremys reevesii isolate NIE-2019 linkage group 10, ASM1616193v1, whole genome shotgun sequence, the proteins below share one genomic window:
- the UBN1 gene encoding ubinuclein-1 isoform X1 gives MTEPHRVQFTSLPGPLSNTFLKKPRKEDTAGAEQPQDSAAAAVRITLTLFEPDHKRCPEFFYPELLKNTRGKVKGVSSGDKKKDLGDPFNDEEKERHKVEALARKFEEKYGGKKRRKDRMQDLIDMGYGYDESDSFIDNSEAYDELVPASLTTKYGGFYINSGTLQFRQASESEDDFIKEKKKKSPKKRKLKEGGEKMKKKKKDDSYDKEKKSKKSKFPKAGFTALNASKEKKKKKYSGALSVKEMLKKFHKEKEAQKKRDEEQKMVTPSPAEAPTPREVETMSDPLLSLFGHASASDLLQAATAMDSLTELDLEHLFNESPEGSPFHDMEDGSDPPGMGLEQEFKQPPSLPDGVPATLEKRIKELTQAARAAEGEGKQRFFSQDINNIILDIELQTRELNSQIRSGVYAHLASFLPCSKDTLVKRARRLYLYEQGGRLKEPLQKLKEAIGRAMPEQMAKYQEECQAHTQAKFAKMLEEEKDKEQRDRVCSDEEDDEEKGGKRIMGPRKKFQWNDEIRELLCHVVKIKLDGYELEKNKAQSLEDYVKTFLDAEVKPLWPKGWMQSRTLFKESRRVHGHLTSILAKKKVMAPPKVKVKESSSKPDKKTLVSVPLIHSSGPVSLPSEPPGVAIGISSQTRELLCLSVAQASSSTTTLAAFSMDDSLDEDLIRNPTSSLEAVSKELAVLNSRACGSPDFTLPGPPKPPSEKIPSLATSEEKRNFPKSSSSPTPPPAGSLQSPLNFLAEQALALGQSSQDKKAESSGYKELPCQVSPSKILPDAHQSKQKHHSLQRMSHGPQTSTPLPVAQVKIFHSSSQQQKSFTSPAPFVKLQSPKSVSPVPPRSLLQPVKSSTKAQGFHSSVSSAGSTPASSSSHKSPGSSTASLSYTGKHSTSSSSSGQSYKSPFISSSLSKHGASSSSSTSAVSAHQSSSSGGLLSGVQTPSPGQASSRSSPSSMVKKNPVSQKLTLVAPPGGPNGDSGGGTQGVAKLLTSSIKPAVVSSTTSSTSVPKGTSGAVLLTSSPPLTVLSPSYKSSSPKLPGALSSTPLGIISPIHSFPLHVISFSSDSSPKAGVSKDAIVTGPAPGTFHHGLSHSLLAGLHSSPHHAAPLPHSALSTHLPQSLPDASPLHGKGSNVQQRKL, from the exons ATGACGGAGCCCCACAGGGTTCAGTTCACCTCTTTGCCAGGTCCACTAAGCAACACTTTCTTGAAGAAGCCTCGTAAAGAGGACactgcaggagcagagcagccccaggactcagctgcagcagcagttcGCATCACACTCACCCTATTTGAGCCAGATCACAAACGGTGCCCAGAGTTCTTCTACCCAGAGCTTCTGAAGAATACTCGAGGGAAAGTGAAAGGTGTTTCCTCAGGAGACAAG AAGAAAGACCTTGGTGATCCCTTCAATGATGAAGAAAAGGAAAGACACAAAGTGGAAGCTCTTGCCAGGAAGTTTGAAGAGAAATAC GGTGGCAAGAAACGCAGGAAGGACCGTATGCAGGACTTGATTGATATGGGGTATGGGTACGACGAGTCTGATTCCTTCATTGATAATTCTGAAGCG TACGACGAGCTTGTTCCAGCTTCTCTAACTACAAAATATGGAGGGTTTTATATCAACTCGGGAACGCTGCAGTTCCGACAGGCATCCGAATCGGAGGATGACTTTatcaaagagaaaaagaagaaatctCCCAAG AAGCGGAAGTTGAAAGAAGGAGGTGAaaagatgaagaagaagaagaaagacgACTCCTATGACAAGGAAAAGAAGTCAAAAAAATCCAAGTTCCCCAAAGCCGG CTTCACAGCACTGAATGCTAGtaaggagaagaagaagaagaaatattcTGGTGCTCTGAGTGTCAAAGAGATGCTGAAGAAATTCCATAAGGAGAAGGAAGCTCAGAAGAAGAGAGATGAGGAGCAGAAGATGGTGACACCTTCACCAGCAGAAGCTCCGACCCCGCGGGAAGTGGAGACTATGTCTGATCCTTTGCTATCTCTCTTTGGCCATGCCAGTGCCAGTGACTTGCTTCAGGCTGCCACTGCTATGGACTCCCTGACCGAGCTAGACCTGGAGCATCTCTTCAATGAATCTCCAGAAGGGAGTCCTTTCCATgacatggaagatgggagtgaccCTCCTGGAATGGGCTTGGAACAGGAGTTCAAACAGCCACCTTCCCTCCCAGACGGAGTACCAGCCACACTGGAGAAACGCATCAAAGAACTGACTCAG GCCGCCAGAGCTGCAGAAGGAGAAGGCAAACAGAGGTTCTTCAGCCAGGATATCAATAACATCATACTGGA CATAGAGCTGCAGACCCGTGAGCTGAATAGCCAGATCCGATCCGGGGTGTATGCTCACCTGGCCTCCTTCCTTCCTTGCAGCAAAGATACACTGGTCAAGCGTGCTCGCAGACTTTATCTTTATGAACAG GGTGGCCGTCTGAAGGAGCCTCTCCAGAAGCTAAAGGAAGCCATTGGCCGTGCGATGCCAGAGCAGATGGCTAAATATCAGGAGGAGTGTCAAGCACATACCCAGGCCAAGTTTGCTAA AATGCTGGAAGAGGAAAAagacaaggagcagagagaccGGGTTTGCTCTGATGAGGAGGATgatgaagagaagggagggaaGCGGATCATGGGACCTCGGAAGAAATTTCAGTGGAACGATGAAATCAG GGAGCTGCTTTGCCACGTGGTGAAGATTAAACTGGATGGCTACGAGCTGGAGAAGAACAAGGCTCAGTCTCTGGAGGATTATGTGAAGACCTTTCTAGACGCAGAGGTCAAACCCCTCTGGCCGAAGGGCTGGATGCAATCCAG GACTCTATTCAAGGAGAGCAGGCGTGTGCATGGACACCTGACATCAATCCT GGCGAAGAAGAAAGTTATGGCTCCTCCAAAAGTGAAGGTGAAA GAATCCTCCAGTAAGCCAGATAAGAAGACGCTGGTTTCTGTTCCACTGATCCACTCAAGTGGCCCAGTTTCTCTGCCTTCTGAGCCGCCGGGAGTGGCCATTGGCATCAGCTCCCAGACCAGAGAGCTCTTGTGTCTCAGCGTTGCCCAAGCATCTAGCAGCACTACCACCCTTGCTGCCTTTAGCATGGACGACTCCCTGGATGAGGACTTAATTCGTAACCCAACCTCTTCCCTGGAAGCCGTGTCCAAGGAATTGGCTGTGCTTAATAGCCGAGCCTGTGGGAGCCCTGATTTCACTCTCCCCGGACCCCCAAAGCCTCCTTCAGAGAAGATCCCAAGTCTTGCAACTTCAGAGGAGAAGCGGAACTTTCCTAAGTCCAGCTCTTCTcctaccccaccccctgctggctCTCTACAATCACCTCTCAATTTCCTGGCTGAACAGGCCCTGGCTTTGGGCCAGTCCTCTCAAGACAAAAAGGCAGAGAGTTCTGGTTACaaagagctgccctgccaagtgtCCCCCAGTAAAATCCTCCCCGATGCGCACCAGTCCAAACAGAAGCACCACAGCCTGCAGCGAATGAGTCACGGGCCCCAGACGTCCACCCCCTTGCCAGTTGCCCAAGTGAAAATCTTTCACTCGAGCAGCCAACAGCAGAAAAGCTTCACGTCCCCAGCTCCGTTTGTCAAACTGCAGAGCCCCAAGTCTGTCTCCCCTGTGCCCCCGCGTTCCCTCCTCCAGCCGGTCAAGTCATCGACCAAAGCTCAGGGCTTCCATTCCTCGGTCTCATCTGCGGGCAGCACACCagcttctagcagctcccacaaGAGCCCTGGCTCCTCAACAGCATCGCTAAGCTACACAGGAAAGCACTCCACCAGCTCCAGCTCTTCAGGGCAGTCCTACAAATCTCCCTTCATTTCCAGCTCCCTCTCCAAGCACGGGGCTTCTTCCAGCAGCTCCACGTCAGCAGTGTCTGCACACCAGAGCTCCTCCTCGGGGGGCTTGCTGTCGGGTGTACAGACTCCCTCCCCAGGGCAGGCTTCCAGCCGGTCCTCCCCAAGCTCCATGGTCAAAAAAAACCCCGTCTCCCAGAAGCTGACTCTAGTAGCGCCACCTGGTGGTCCAAATGGAGATTCTGGTGGAGGGACTCAGGGGGTAGCCAAGTTACTAACCTCCTCCATAAAGCCAGCTGTGGTTAGTAGCACCACATCTTCTACCTCTGTGCCG AAAGGAACTAGTGGAGCTGTGCTGCTAACCAGCTCTCCTCCCTTGACTGTACTGTCTCCATCCTACAAGTCCAGCAGTCCAAAGCTGCCAGGTGCCCTGAGCTCCACCCCGCTGGGGATTATCTCTCCCATCCATTCCTTCCCTCTTCACGTCATCTCCTTCAGCTCAGACTCCTCCCCCAAAGCAGGAGTATCCAAGGATGCAATTGTCACGGGACCTGCCCCTGGAACTTTCCACCATGGCCTCAGCCACA GTCTTCTGGCTGGCTTGCACTCCAGCCCCCACCATGCAGCACCACTCCCACACTCTGCCCTGTCCACCCATTTACCGCAGAGTTTGCCAG ATGCGTCTCCGCTTCATGGCAAAGGGTCCAATGTGCAGCAGCGAAAATTGTGA
- the UBN1 gene encoding ubinuclein-1 isoform X2: MTEPHRVQFTSLPGPLSNTFLKKPRKEDTAGAEQPQDSAAAAVRITLTLFEPDHKRCPEFFYPELLKNTRGKVKGVSSGDKKKDLGDPFNDEEKERHKVEALARKFEEKYGGKKRRKDRMQDLIDMGYGYDESDSFIDNSEAYDELVPASLTTKYGGFYINSGTLQFRQASESEDDFIKEKKKKSPKKRKLKEGGEKMKKKKKDDSYDKEKKSKKSKFPKAGFTALNASKEKKKKKYSGALSVKEMLKKFHKEKEAQKKRDEEQKMVTPSPAEAPTPREVETMSDPLLSLFGHASASDLLQAATAMDSLTELDLEHLFNESPEGSPFHDMEDGSDPPGMGLEQEFKQPPSLPDGVPATLEKRIKELTQAARAAEGEGKQRFFSQDINNIILDIELQTRELNSQIRSGVYAHLASFLPCSKDTLVKRARRLYLYEQGGRLKEPLQKLKEAIGRAMPEQMAKYQEECQAHTQAKFAKMLEEEKDKEQRDRVCSDEEDDEEKGGKRIMGPRKKFQWNDEIRELLCHVVKIKLDGYELEKNKAQSLEDYVKTFLDAEVKPLWPKGWMQSRTLFKESRRVHGHLTSILAKKKVMAPPKVKESSSKPDKKTLVSVPLIHSSGPVSLPSEPPGVAIGISSQTRELLCLSVAQASSSTTTLAAFSMDDSLDEDLIRNPTSSLEAVSKELAVLNSRACGSPDFTLPGPPKPPSEKIPSLATSEEKRNFPKSSSSPTPPPAGSLQSPLNFLAEQALALGQSSQDKKAESSGYKELPCQVSPSKILPDAHQSKQKHHSLQRMSHGPQTSTPLPVAQVKIFHSSSQQQKSFTSPAPFVKLQSPKSVSPVPPRSLLQPVKSSTKAQGFHSSVSSAGSTPASSSSHKSPGSSTASLSYTGKHSTSSSSSGQSYKSPFISSSLSKHGASSSSSTSAVSAHQSSSSGGLLSGVQTPSPGQASSRSSPSSMVKKNPVSQKLTLVAPPGGPNGDSGGGTQGVAKLLTSSIKPAVVSSTTSSTSVPKGTSGAVLLTSSPPLTVLSPSYKSSSPKLPGALSSTPLGIISPIHSFPLHVISFSSDSSPKAGVSKDAIVTGPAPGTFHHGLSHSLLAGLHSSPHHAAPLPHSALSTHLPQSLPDASPLHGKGSNVQQRKL; the protein is encoded by the exons ATGACGGAGCCCCACAGGGTTCAGTTCACCTCTTTGCCAGGTCCACTAAGCAACACTTTCTTGAAGAAGCCTCGTAAAGAGGACactgcaggagcagagcagccccaggactcagctgcagcagcagttcGCATCACACTCACCCTATTTGAGCCAGATCACAAACGGTGCCCAGAGTTCTTCTACCCAGAGCTTCTGAAGAATACTCGAGGGAAAGTGAAAGGTGTTTCCTCAGGAGACAAG AAGAAAGACCTTGGTGATCCCTTCAATGATGAAGAAAAGGAAAGACACAAAGTGGAAGCTCTTGCCAGGAAGTTTGAAGAGAAATAC GGTGGCAAGAAACGCAGGAAGGACCGTATGCAGGACTTGATTGATATGGGGTATGGGTACGACGAGTCTGATTCCTTCATTGATAATTCTGAAGCG TACGACGAGCTTGTTCCAGCTTCTCTAACTACAAAATATGGAGGGTTTTATATCAACTCGGGAACGCTGCAGTTCCGACAGGCATCCGAATCGGAGGATGACTTTatcaaagagaaaaagaagaaatctCCCAAG AAGCGGAAGTTGAAAGAAGGAGGTGAaaagatgaagaagaagaagaaagacgACTCCTATGACAAGGAAAAGAAGTCAAAAAAATCCAAGTTCCCCAAAGCCGG CTTCACAGCACTGAATGCTAGtaaggagaagaagaagaagaaatattcTGGTGCTCTGAGTGTCAAAGAGATGCTGAAGAAATTCCATAAGGAGAAGGAAGCTCAGAAGAAGAGAGATGAGGAGCAGAAGATGGTGACACCTTCACCAGCAGAAGCTCCGACCCCGCGGGAAGTGGAGACTATGTCTGATCCTTTGCTATCTCTCTTTGGCCATGCCAGTGCCAGTGACTTGCTTCAGGCTGCCACTGCTATGGACTCCCTGACCGAGCTAGACCTGGAGCATCTCTTCAATGAATCTCCAGAAGGGAGTCCTTTCCATgacatggaagatgggagtgaccCTCCTGGAATGGGCTTGGAACAGGAGTTCAAACAGCCACCTTCCCTCCCAGACGGAGTACCAGCCACACTGGAGAAACGCATCAAAGAACTGACTCAG GCCGCCAGAGCTGCAGAAGGAGAAGGCAAACAGAGGTTCTTCAGCCAGGATATCAATAACATCATACTGGA CATAGAGCTGCAGACCCGTGAGCTGAATAGCCAGATCCGATCCGGGGTGTATGCTCACCTGGCCTCCTTCCTTCCTTGCAGCAAAGATACACTGGTCAAGCGTGCTCGCAGACTTTATCTTTATGAACAG GGTGGCCGTCTGAAGGAGCCTCTCCAGAAGCTAAAGGAAGCCATTGGCCGTGCGATGCCAGAGCAGATGGCTAAATATCAGGAGGAGTGTCAAGCACATACCCAGGCCAAGTTTGCTAA AATGCTGGAAGAGGAAAAagacaaggagcagagagaccGGGTTTGCTCTGATGAGGAGGATgatgaagagaagggagggaaGCGGATCATGGGACCTCGGAAGAAATTTCAGTGGAACGATGAAATCAG GGAGCTGCTTTGCCACGTGGTGAAGATTAAACTGGATGGCTACGAGCTGGAGAAGAACAAGGCTCAGTCTCTGGAGGATTATGTGAAGACCTTTCTAGACGCAGAGGTCAAACCCCTCTGGCCGAAGGGCTGGATGCAATCCAG GACTCTATTCAAGGAGAGCAGGCGTGTGCATGGACACCTGACATCAATCCT GGCGAAGAAGAAAGTTATGGCTCCTCCAAAAGTGAAG GAATCCTCCAGTAAGCCAGATAAGAAGACGCTGGTTTCTGTTCCACTGATCCACTCAAGTGGCCCAGTTTCTCTGCCTTCTGAGCCGCCGGGAGTGGCCATTGGCATCAGCTCCCAGACCAGAGAGCTCTTGTGTCTCAGCGTTGCCCAAGCATCTAGCAGCACTACCACCCTTGCTGCCTTTAGCATGGACGACTCCCTGGATGAGGACTTAATTCGTAACCCAACCTCTTCCCTGGAAGCCGTGTCCAAGGAATTGGCTGTGCTTAATAGCCGAGCCTGTGGGAGCCCTGATTTCACTCTCCCCGGACCCCCAAAGCCTCCTTCAGAGAAGATCCCAAGTCTTGCAACTTCAGAGGAGAAGCGGAACTTTCCTAAGTCCAGCTCTTCTcctaccccaccccctgctggctCTCTACAATCACCTCTCAATTTCCTGGCTGAACAGGCCCTGGCTTTGGGCCAGTCCTCTCAAGACAAAAAGGCAGAGAGTTCTGGTTACaaagagctgccctgccaagtgtCCCCCAGTAAAATCCTCCCCGATGCGCACCAGTCCAAACAGAAGCACCACAGCCTGCAGCGAATGAGTCACGGGCCCCAGACGTCCACCCCCTTGCCAGTTGCCCAAGTGAAAATCTTTCACTCGAGCAGCCAACAGCAGAAAAGCTTCACGTCCCCAGCTCCGTTTGTCAAACTGCAGAGCCCCAAGTCTGTCTCCCCTGTGCCCCCGCGTTCCCTCCTCCAGCCGGTCAAGTCATCGACCAAAGCTCAGGGCTTCCATTCCTCGGTCTCATCTGCGGGCAGCACACCagcttctagcagctcccacaaGAGCCCTGGCTCCTCAACAGCATCGCTAAGCTACACAGGAAAGCACTCCACCAGCTCCAGCTCTTCAGGGCAGTCCTACAAATCTCCCTTCATTTCCAGCTCCCTCTCCAAGCACGGGGCTTCTTCCAGCAGCTCCACGTCAGCAGTGTCTGCACACCAGAGCTCCTCCTCGGGGGGCTTGCTGTCGGGTGTACAGACTCCCTCCCCAGGGCAGGCTTCCAGCCGGTCCTCCCCAAGCTCCATGGTCAAAAAAAACCCCGTCTCCCAGAAGCTGACTCTAGTAGCGCCACCTGGTGGTCCAAATGGAGATTCTGGTGGAGGGACTCAGGGGGTAGCCAAGTTACTAACCTCCTCCATAAAGCCAGCTGTGGTTAGTAGCACCACATCTTCTACCTCTGTGCCG AAAGGAACTAGTGGAGCTGTGCTGCTAACCAGCTCTCCTCCCTTGACTGTACTGTCTCCATCCTACAAGTCCAGCAGTCCAAAGCTGCCAGGTGCCCTGAGCTCCACCCCGCTGGGGATTATCTCTCCCATCCATTCCTTCCCTCTTCACGTCATCTCCTTCAGCTCAGACTCCTCCCCCAAAGCAGGAGTATCCAAGGATGCAATTGTCACGGGACCTGCCCCTGGAACTTTCCACCATGGCCTCAGCCACA GTCTTCTGGCTGGCTTGCACTCCAGCCCCCACCATGCAGCACCACTCCCACACTCTGCCCTGTCCACCCATTTACCGCAGAGTTTGCCAG ATGCGTCTCCGCTTCATGGCAAAGGGTCCAATGTGCAGCAGCGAAAATTGTGA
- the UBN1 gene encoding ubinuclein-1 isoform X4 yields the protein MTEPHRVQFTSLPGPLSNTFLKKPRKEDTAGAEQPQDSAAAAVRITLTLFEPDHKRCPEFFYPELLKNTRGKVKGVSSGDKKKDLGDPFNDEEKERHKVEALARKFEEKYGGKKRRKDRMQDLIDMGYGYDESDSFIDNSEAYDELVPASLTTKYGGFYINSGTLQFRQASESEDDFIKEKKKKSPKKRKLKEGGEKMKKKKKDDSYDKEKKSKKSKFPKAGFTALNASKEKKKKKYSGALSVKEMLKKFHKEKEAQKKRDEEQKMVTPSPAEAPTPREVETMSDPLLSLFGHASASDLLQAATAMDSLTELDLEHLFNESPEGSPFHDMEDGSDPPGMGLEQEFKQPPSLPDGVPATLEKRIKELTQAARAAEGEGKQRFFSQDINNIILDIELQTRELNSQIRSGVYAHLASFLPCSKDTLVKRARRLYLYEQGGRLKEPLQKLKEAIGRAMPEQMAKYQEECQAHTQAKFAKMLEEEKDKEQRDRVCSDEEDDEEKGGKRIMGPRKKFQWNDEIRELLCHVVKIKLDGYELEKNKAQSLEDYVKTFLDAEVKPLWPKGWMQSRTLFKESRRVHGHLTSILAKKKVMAPPKVKVKESSSKPDKKTLVSVPLIHSSGPVSLPSEPPGVAIGISSQTRELLCLSVAQASSSTTTLAAFSMDDSLDEDLIRNPTSSLEAVSKELAVLNSRACGSPDFTLPGPPKPPSEKIPSLATSEEKRNFPKSSSSPTPPPAGSLQSPLNFLAEQALALGQSSQDKKAESSGYKELPCQVSPSKILPDAHQSKQKHHSLQRMSHGPQTSTPLPVAQVKIFHSSSQQQKSFTSPAPFVKLQSPKSVSPVPPRSLLQPVKSSTKAQGFHSSVSSAGSTPASSSSHKSPGSSTASLSYTGKHSTSSSSSGQSYKSPFISSSLSKHGASSSSSTSAVSAHQSSSSGGLLSGVQTPSPGQASSRSSPSSMVKKNPVSQKLTLVAPPGGPNGDSGGGTQGVAKLLTSSIKPAVVSSTTSSTSVPKGTSGAVLLTSSPPLTVLSPSYKSSSPKLPGALSSTPLGIISPIHSFPLHVISFSSDSSPKAGVSKDAIVTGPAPGTFHHGLSHNASPLHGKGSNVQQRKL from the exons ATGACGGAGCCCCACAGGGTTCAGTTCACCTCTTTGCCAGGTCCACTAAGCAACACTTTCTTGAAGAAGCCTCGTAAAGAGGACactgcaggagcagagcagccccaggactcagctgcagcagcagttcGCATCACACTCACCCTATTTGAGCCAGATCACAAACGGTGCCCAGAGTTCTTCTACCCAGAGCTTCTGAAGAATACTCGAGGGAAAGTGAAAGGTGTTTCCTCAGGAGACAAG AAGAAAGACCTTGGTGATCCCTTCAATGATGAAGAAAAGGAAAGACACAAAGTGGAAGCTCTTGCCAGGAAGTTTGAAGAGAAATAC GGTGGCAAGAAACGCAGGAAGGACCGTATGCAGGACTTGATTGATATGGGGTATGGGTACGACGAGTCTGATTCCTTCATTGATAATTCTGAAGCG TACGACGAGCTTGTTCCAGCTTCTCTAACTACAAAATATGGAGGGTTTTATATCAACTCGGGAACGCTGCAGTTCCGACAGGCATCCGAATCGGAGGATGACTTTatcaaagagaaaaagaagaaatctCCCAAG AAGCGGAAGTTGAAAGAAGGAGGTGAaaagatgaagaagaagaagaaagacgACTCCTATGACAAGGAAAAGAAGTCAAAAAAATCCAAGTTCCCCAAAGCCGG CTTCACAGCACTGAATGCTAGtaaggagaagaagaagaagaaatattcTGGTGCTCTGAGTGTCAAAGAGATGCTGAAGAAATTCCATAAGGAGAAGGAAGCTCAGAAGAAGAGAGATGAGGAGCAGAAGATGGTGACACCTTCACCAGCAGAAGCTCCGACCCCGCGGGAAGTGGAGACTATGTCTGATCCTTTGCTATCTCTCTTTGGCCATGCCAGTGCCAGTGACTTGCTTCAGGCTGCCACTGCTATGGACTCCCTGACCGAGCTAGACCTGGAGCATCTCTTCAATGAATCTCCAGAAGGGAGTCCTTTCCATgacatggaagatgggagtgaccCTCCTGGAATGGGCTTGGAACAGGAGTTCAAACAGCCACCTTCCCTCCCAGACGGAGTACCAGCCACACTGGAGAAACGCATCAAAGAACTGACTCAG GCCGCCAGAGCTGCAGAAGGAGAAGGCAAACAGAGGTTCTTCAGCCAGGATATCAATAACATCATACTGGA CATAGAGCTGCAGACCCGTGAGCTGAATAGCCAGATCCGATCCGGGGTGTATGCTCACCTGGCCTCCTTCCTTCCTTGCAGCAAAGATACACTGGTCAAGCGTGCTCGCAGACTTTATCTTTATGAACAG GGTGGCCGTCTGAAGGAGCCTCTCCAGAAGCTAAAGGAAGCCATTGGCCGTGCGATGCCAGAGCAGATGGCTAAATATCAGGAGGAGTGTCAAGCACATACCCAGGCCAAGTTTGCTAA AATGCTGGAAGAGGAAAAagacaaggagcagagagaccGGGTTTGCTCTGATGAGGAGGATgatgaagagaagggagggaaGCGGATCATGGGACCTCGGAAGAAATTTCAGTGGAACGATGAAATCAG GGAGCTGCTTTGCCACGTGGTGAAGATTAAACTGGATGGCTACGAGCTGGAGAAGAACAAGGCTCAGTCTCTGGAGGATTATGTGAAGACCTTTCTAGACGCAGAGGTCAAACCCCTCTGGCCGAAGGGCTGGATGCAATCCAG GACTCTATTCAAGGAGAGCAGGCGTGTGCATGGACACCTGACATCAATCCT GGCGAAGAAGAAAGTTATGGCTCCTCCAAAAGTGAAGGTGAAA GAATCCTCCAGTAAGCCAGATAAGAAGACGCTGGTTTCTGTTCCACTGATCCACTCAAGTGGCCCAGTTTCTCTGCCTTCTGAGCCGCCGGGAGTGGCCATTGGCATCAGCTCCCAGACCAGAGAGCTCTTGTGTCTCAGCGTTGCCCAAGCATCTAGCAGCACTACCACCCTTGCTGCCTTTAGCATGGACGACTCCCTGGATGAGGACTTAATTCGTAACCCAACCTCTTCCCTGGAAGCCGTGTCCAAGGAATTGGCTGTGCTTAATAGCCGAGCCTGTGGGAGCCCTGATTTCACTCTCCCCGGACCCCCAAAGCCTCCTTCAGAGAAGATCCCAAGTCTTGCAACTTCAGAGGAGAAGCGGAACTTTCCTAAGTCCAGCTCTTCTcctaccccaccccctgctggctCTCTACAATCACCTCTCAATTTCCTGGCTGAACAGGCCCTGGCTTTGGGCCAGTCCTCTCAAGACAAAAAGGCAGAGAGTTCTGGTTACaaagagctgccctgccaagtgtCCCCCAGTAAAATCCTCCCCGATGCGCACCAGTCCAAACAGAAGCACCACAGCCTGCAGCGAATGAGTCACGGGCCCCAGACGTCCACCCCCTTGCCAGTTGCCCAAGTGAAAATCTTTCACTCGAGCAGCCAACAGCAGAAAAGCTTCACGTCCCCAGCTCCGTTTGTCAAACTGCAGAGCCCCAAGTCTGTCTCCCCTGTGCCCCCGCGTTCCCTCCTCCAGCCGGTCAAGTCATCGACCAAAGCTCAGGGCTTCCATTCCTCGGTCTCATCTGCGGGCAGCACACCagcttctagcagctcccacaaGAGCCCTGGCTCCTCAACAGCATCGCTAAGCTACACAGGAAAGCACTCCACCAGCTCCAGCTCTTCAGGGCAGTCCTACAAATCTCCCTTCATTTCCAGCTCCCTCTCCAAGCACGGGGCTTCTTCCAGCAGCTCCACGTCAGCAGTGTCTGCACACCAGAGCTCCTCCTCGGGGGGCTTGCTGTCGGGTGTACAGACTCCCTCCCCAGGGCAGGCTTCCAGCCGGTCCTCCCCAAGCTCCATGGTCAAAAAAAACCCCGTCTCCCAGAAGCTGACTCTAGTAGCGCCACCTGGTGGTCCAAATGGAGATTCTGGTGGAGGGACTCAGGGGGTAGCCAAGTTACTAACCTCCTCCATAAAGCCAGCTGTGGTTAGTAGCACCACATCTTCTACCTCTGTGCCG AAAGGAACTAGTGGAGCTGTGCTGCTAACCAGCTCTCCTCCCTTGACTGTACTGTCTCCATCCTACAAGTCCAGCAGTCCAAAGCTGCCAGGTGCCCTGAGCTCCACCCCGCTGGGGATTATCTCTCCCATCCATTCCTTCCCTCTTCACGTCATCTCCTTCAGCTCAGACTCCTCCCCCAAAGCAGGAGTATCCAAGGATGCAATTGTCACGGGACCTGCCCCTGGAACTTTCCACCATGGCCTCAGCCACA ATGCGTCTCCGCTTCATGGCAAAGGGTCCAATGTGCAGCAGCGAAAATTGTGA